Sequence from the Acomys russatus chromosome 12, mAcoRus1.1, whole genome shotgun sequence genome:
CTTGTACTCAGATCCTTGAGAATGAGCAAtcgagaaaaagaaacaagggggctggagagatggctcagtggttaagagcactgcttgctcttccaaaggacccaggttcgattcccagcacccacgtggcagctcacaactgtctgtaactcaaggtctgacaccctcacaccaacacacataaattagaattaaataaaatatttaaaggaaaaagaaaaagaaacaaaagagcaagCCATGACCTTGGATGCTACCGGCTTACTCAAATGCTACAATCACTGAAATGAACTTCTGGTGAACTCCTTGTGTCTCCCGAATTCAAAGACTTGAAGGAAAACCTGCAATTGACACAAGCTGCAAGTGGCCTTTATTTTGTGCATAGAATGTTATTCTgccaacagttttttttttaacctttgattTGTAACAAAATGATAAGGAAACTTAATTAATTACTCACATAGTCGGTGAAACCCAGTCCACACACAAATGGGAGTCTCCAGGAAACATAACTGATCCTGTAACACTGGATGTAATTTCTACCATGACGTCGGCTCACCAGGTACAAAGAAATTAGATATTAATCTCGTTCAGTTCTGGGTCTCTTTATCTGCTGTTACCCTCCCCTGCGATGACATGGGCTCTTGGATTCAGTGGTCCAATGCAGAAAGAGTGGATTCGTGTTTCTatggtcttttaaaaatccttttcatttacttattttattgtgTACGCATGCAGGCATAAGCGTGCCACGATGGAGTGTggagtgtgattgtgtgtgtgcatgtaggtgtgaGGGGCCCACAGTGCAGATCAGTGGACAACCTCAGGCACAGGTCCTCcccttctacattttttttttttttttttttttttttttggtatttcaagacaggatttctctgtgtagccttggctgtcctggactccctttgtagaccagactggcctggaactcacagtgatccaccagcctctgcctcctgagtgctggactaaaggcgtgccccaccacacccggcatccCTTccaccttttgagacagggtctctttgttgtgTTGCAGGTGCTAAGTAACCTCTTGGGGGTTCTATGTCTGCCTCTTATCTCAGGACTACAGATTCCACTATTCCTGCCTTGTTGAACTTAAGTTctgggaacttgaactcaggtcttcacgttTGTGTGCCATAcgttttagccactgagccactgagccatctcaccagcttgcttttcttcctcccccgtcccccatttccttccctttcctcctccttctctttctcctcctcctctttcttcatcttttaaactttttcttgggacagggtttcactacatatccccagctggcctagaactcactatgtaggccatgctggcatctaactcacagagactcacatgcctctgcctcccaagtggtgtggggtttaaagccatgtgccaccatgcccagttgggtagtcccatttttaaattttttgggcAAGGGGAAATCTTCATACTGTTGACCATATGGCTGTGACTTTTCTCCCTGAGCTACAGACTGTGAACACTGACTTTCAAACCCCAAACTCCCAGTCTCATCACACAGACACCCGACTCAGGCtccttgcttcagcctccagggTAGCTGGGGCTATAGACATTCACTGTGGTGCCTACTAGGTAGCTTTTCCTATCTACAGCTGAAGGGGGACTGTCACGGTGACCTTTTTGGGTGTCCATAACTGCTCTACTATTGAAATCTAAGAAGGCATGTGGTGCTTTCAGGCTCCAAGAAGTGGGCCCATCAGGGCCACCCACCATGATTCTAAGGTGCAAAACAGCAAAGGAGGAGTCAGGTGCTAGGTGACCAAAAAGGAGAACAGATACCCTCCCctcaattttgaattttaaattttattttaaattgtaccCAAGGACTGCCATGTGATCCAAGGTGCTCTATTGTCTTAAGTGAGTGCTGCTCAGTAGAGGTTGTGCTGGACATTCAGGGCCCTTCTATAGGAAAGTCATAGAGCTCCCCTGTTGAATCTGTCTTCCTGACTTGTGACACGATACTGGTCAGGGATCACTGTGCCAAGGTTTCTGGACATGCCCCCAATGGAGGCAGGAGCCCAGCTCATGGTTGTCTCTGCAGAAAGCGCAGGCTCACCTTCTTGTTAGGAACCAGGACGATGCGGGCCACAGACTTCACTTCTCCCATCCCAGGAGCCAGGACCACTTCATACTGTTGTATCAGCTGGCCGAGAGAAAGGGCAGGACCACTGGAATCTTGACCTCCAATTCCTGATCCCTCTGTTGGCTTCTACCCTggacctccctgcctcccctctccctgaATTCCTCCATTTTATCTGACCCACACAACCCTCCCCACATCCCTGCTCACCCTTGACAGCAGCAGTTTCATCTCCAGCTCAGCAATCCTGCGGCCCAGGCAAGACCGAACCCCATAGCCGAAGGGCACAGAGCCGAATGGGTGTTGGACCCCGGAGTTATCagtctctttctgcctcagccatcGGTGAGGCTGGAAGCTCTCAGGCTCAGGAAAGACACTGGGATCCCTGGACACCACATAGTGGCATAACACAAATTGGGTCTACAGAGGGAGAGTGGCAGTGTGACCATTAGCAAAGGCTGCAGGCCCTCCTGGGCACCTGGGTACCCGAGCTCCACTCACGTTCTTGGGGAAGAGGAAGCCACCaacttcagtttccttttccGTGATGATCCGGGAGTTTGTGGGGACCACGGGGTAGAGGCTGCAGAGAAAACAAAGTCTACACTCTGCTTCCAGATTGGGCAGAGGGGAGTCCCACTCATTCTTGACTTCTGGTGATTAGATTTTCTTCCCATAGCTCTCTTGTCCCTAACCTCCCTACCCAAGGGTAGTCTCCTCTTTCTGATTATAACCCCTATGCATGTAGAATTATAGCCTACCGCAGAGTCTCCTTAATCACAGCTTTGAGCAGGGGCATGTGGGCAAAGTCCTTATTCTGGGGCACCTTCCCAAAGGGCACCACACCAGTCACTTCCTTGTGCAAGGCCTCCTGGATCTCCTTGTTCTTTGAAAGGTGATACAGGGCCCAGGTCATTGTGTTGGATGTCTAGGAGATAGGATGGGAGATGAAGATGAAGtaagggcagggggtggggtggggtggaatttCTAAAAGGCTAGCTAAGTGGTGAGAGGGTCTGTGAGTGGGTGTGGTTCCAATGTACAGGAAAGCTGGCTTGCCACCAGGATGACAGAAAAAAGAGATGAGGGTTCCTGGAGACCTCTATGTAAACATGAAcctgcctgtgatcctagcactcggggaggcagaggcgggtggatctctgtgagttcaaggccagactggtctaaaaagtgagtccaggacagccaaggctacacagaaaaaccctgtctcaaaaaaaattaaaaattaaaaaaaggaaagaaagaaagaaaaatagagaaaggttGCATTTCAATCATATAGGGGACTATAAAAAAAGAGCATGCCACAGAAATCTTGGAAATTGGTCCCCTGGGTACAGAAGGagccacatgcttttaatcccagcactctggaggcagaggctggtggatctctgtgagttcaaggctacgcctggtttacaaagtgagtcaggacagtcagggctattacacagaaaaccctgtcccaaaaaaaatcaaaagaaaacaaaacaaacaacctgtTCAGCTCAATTGGGCAATCAACCACAGTGATACAGAAGAAGCTAGTTTGAGAGACAAAGGTCAGGATAGGGGAATAGGGCTTGGGGGGTCATGGGAACAATCCCGGATAAAATCAGGTAGTCCTTGGTCTCCCTGCTAGCCTGTCTGATGTACCGTGTCCACCCCAGCCAAGAGCAGCTCAGGAAAGGTGCCAATGGCCTCCTCAGGACTGAGCAATTCATTGGCCAGCAAGAAGTGCAGGTAGCCGGATATCTGGACCCCATCTGGCCCAGCTGCCTGTAGCTGGGATTCAATCTCCTTGACTTTTTGATCAATCAGCTTCTTCCCTTTGGGAGAAAACAGAGGACGGTGAATTTAAACCATGCTAAAAGCAGAGGGGAGTTATGGGAGTGGCCAGCTTCCTTCCTTGGCCCCTGATTGGGGCATCTCACCAAAGGAGAAAATGTTATCCCAGCCATTCAGGTATCGGTTCCAAAAGGGCAGCAGAGGACGAGTCCACTTGGGAAGGAAAGTAACATAGAGCAAGTTCTGGAACATAAGCCCAACAGATCTGATGAAGGTGGAAGTGTCCTCAGGGATGGAGGGCTCCAGGCAGCCAATCCTTTTCTCAAAGAGGATATAGCAGATGGCTACAAAGTACAGAGGCCGTCACAGTGtcacagaaggcagagccagaggactcattcctgcccttcctcccaaGCCCCCTCTGGCCCCTCCCGCCTCcctccacccagccccacccccaccccatgccagccTCTCCCAGCAAGGGTACCTTCCAAGGCAAGGTAATAGAAATGTTGAGCCACATCTGGCACCAGGTCCCCTGACGCACTCTCAGCAAGCACCTGGTCCAGCCGAGTCATAAAGTCACTGATCACCTCATTGAGGGCATCTGTGTAGAGTGCTGCCTCAGCGGGCTTCAGCAGCCTCTGGTTCAAAGCCTTACGCAGCTGGAACCACTGCTGTCCTTGTCTGGAGAATGTCAAGAATAGCACAAAGATGGGATTCAAATAAATGGTATTTCCCATTTGCCCCCAAGGTCTCCCAGAGAGTCAAGGTAATTTCAGACTCCTGGAATTTAGAACCAGGCAATCCTCAAATATAATTGATATGCTCTAAGAAGCACAAAACTGCCAAGTGTGGCTGCatacgcctgtgatcccagcatttggagggcTGCCTAGACGTCATGAGACCCTGACTGTGGTgagtggattttaaaaaaaaggggggggtggtgGATTAAGACCAGGTAGTGGCGGcatatgcctctaatcctagcactccagaggcagaggcagacagatctctgagtttcaggccagcctggtctacagagtgagttccaggactgtcaaggcgacacaaagaaaccctgtctcagggggaaaaaaataaaagaaagaatgatcTACAAAACCTCAGAGTCCCACCACAGCACTGTGTGAACGGGTAAGGCAGTCTTCTAGAATCAGCAGAGCAGCAAATACAAGGTGGTCTTGTgctagaaggaagagaggaaacccCCACCACTGTGTATGTTTGCACACTTCTGTGTAAAGTGAGAACGAAGTCTCAACTAACAGTACCGATGGCTTAGGAGAACAAAATGGGACTGAGGTGGATACTTAGCAGgtcactgataaaaaaaaaattgggaatttCATTGTATAATGATTACTATTAACCAGATGTAGTGGTACATActtgtggaggctgaggcaagagaatcaagatgtctgaggtcagtctgggctaaataatgaatttaaaacTAGTCTGGACTatatgaggtcctgtctcaaaacaaataagcaaacaaacaaacaaataaacaaaacccaacattactatcaaaaatttgaaaaaaaaaaaaaaaaacagctgggtgtgtgatcttgcactcctgtaatcccagctctcggggaggtagaggcaggcagattgctatgagttcaaggccaacatggtctacaaagtgagtccaggacagccaaggctacacagaaaaatcctgcctcaaaaaaaacc
This genomic interval carries:
- the LOC127196410 gene encoding sterol 26-hydroxylase, mitochondrial, with protein sequence MAALSFTRLRWALLGTRLVGRGLWPQGTRAKAAIPAALPADESTEGPGTTTGQDPRRLRSLAELPHIGSLRSLFQLFLRGYVLHLHELQALNKVRYGPIWTSSLGTHSLVNLASASLLEQLMRQEDKHPTRDRMEQWRDHRDYKGFTYGIFTTQGQQWFQLRKALNQRLLKPAEAALYTDALNEVISDFMTRLDQVLAESASGDLVPDVAQHFYYLALEAICYILFEKRIGCLEPSIPEDTSTFIRSVGLMFQNLLYVTFLPKWTRPLLPFWNRYLNGWDNIFSFGKKLIDQKVKEIESQLQAAGPDGVQISGYLHFLLANELLSPEEAIGTFPELLLAGVDTTSNTMTWALYHLSKNKEIQEALHKEVTGVVPFGKVPQNKDFAHMPLLKAVIKETLRLYPVVPTNSRIITEKETEVGGFLFPKNTQFVLCHYVVSRDPSVFPEPESFQPHRWLRQKETDNSGVQHPFGSVPFGYGVRSCLGRRIAELEMKLLLSRLIQQYEVVLAPGMGEVKSVARIVLVPNKKVSLRFLQRQP